Proteins found in one Chlamydia sp. 04-14 genomic segment:
- a CDS encoding CPBP family intramembrane glutamic endopeptidase gives MMHSWLFLLVFLALAAVVSRNFFTWPKPSEKTPLQLRHILVGVVLLFLPGLIPFITGSHSDVTARSLHGIFLASAYIFYLLGLPIEVTRSVIYSGNKPEATFLRAIFSAVRMWIIVIPITQIIGLVLNKGLMLILPMESLQEQTLTQEVQDTLTSTVRDRGFILSLGILIPFAEEIFFRGFLQTFLKNKMNRVYALLYSSVIFALTHVEHSWGSLVFVPVLLIFSLFTGFLYEKERHIAAPIVLHILFNVTNIGMLSV, from the coding sequence ATGATGCATTCTTGGTTATTCCTCCTTGTATTTCTAGCTCTAGCAGCTGTTGTATCAAGAAATTTTTTTACCTGGCCAAAACCCTCAGAAAAAACTCCATTACAACTAAGGCATATTCTTGTCGGGGTTGTTCTTTTATTTCTTCCTGGATTGATTCCTTTTATTACAGGATCGCATTCTGATGTCACTGCACGCTCACTACACGGAATCTTTCTAGCGTCGGCTTATATCTTTTATCTTCTAGGATTACCTATTGAAGTTACGCGTAGTGTAATTTACTCGGGAAATAAGCCTGAAGCGACATTTTTAAGAGCAATTTTTTCTGCAGTACGGATGTGGATTATTGTAATCCCTATTACTCAGATCATTGGTCTAGTGCTGAATAAAGGATTGATGCTTATCTTGCCTATGGAGTCCCTACAAGAACAAACGCTGACTCAGGAAGTTCAAGATACTCTGACATCCACAGTGCGTGATCGTGGATTTATTTTAAGTTTAGGAATTTTGATTCCTTTTGCTGAGGAAATATTCTTCAGGGGTTTTCTACAAACCTTTCTAAAAAATAAAATGAATAGAGTTTATGCTCTTTTATATTCTTCAGTAATCTTTGCTCTTACCCATGTAGAGCATTCTTGGGGAAGCTTAGTATTTGTTCCCGTTCTTTTAATTTTTTCTCTATTTACGGGATTTCTTTATGAAAAAGAACGTCATATCGCTGCGCCTATAGTATTACATATACTATTCAACGTTACAAATATCGGAATGTTGTCGGTATAA
- a CDS encoding CT253 family lipoprotein has product MRKLLLLVSCGLLSINLSSCSLPASGSYHPKLYKSGSKAKGVVAMLPVFYRSGKVSEVLPWNLQSEFTQEIGKRFHSSERLFLIKHSASPQIISQFYSPVVPEFSPQAIVEFLPAEFVVATELLEQKTSQDMFGHDSITASVRVRVFDIRHNKVSMIYQEIIESSQPLATTASDYHRYGWQTKHFESTPMGLMHHRLFREVVARVEGYVCANYS; this is encoded by the coding sequence ATGCGAAAACTCCTCTTATTAGTTTCTTGTGGACTTTTGTCTATAAACCTATCTAGCTGTTCTCTACCAGCATCGGGGAGCTATCATCCTAAACTTTACAAATCAGGCAGTAAAGCGAAGGGCGTCGTTGCGATGCTGCCAGTATTTTACCGTTCTGGGAAAGTCTCTGAAGTACTTCCATGGAATTTACAATCAGAATTCACTCAAGAAATCGGTAAGAGATTCCATTCTTCTGAAAGATTATTTTTAATTAAACATTCTGCATCTCCACAGATCATCTCACAATTTTATTCTCCTGTGGTTCCCGAGTTTTCTCCGCAAGCAATAGTTGAATTTCTTCCAGCAGAGTTTGTGGTAGCTACAGAACTTTTAGAGCAGAAAACATCACAAGATATGTTTGGCCACGACTCTATAACAGCTTCTGTTCGTGTTCGTGTTTTCGATATTCGTCATAATAAGGTTTCGATGATCTATCAAGAAATCATTGAATCTAGCCAACCTCTTGCTACAACAGCAAGCGATTATCATCGTTATGGATGGCAAACAAAACATTTCGAATCTACACCTATGGGGCTTATGCATCACCGCCTATTTCGAGAAGTCGTTGCCAGAGTTGAAGGTTATGTCTGTGCAAATTATTCGTAA
- a CDS encoding MazG nucleotide pyrophosphohydrolase domain-containing protein, with protein sequence MKNIDFSQLIELVRKMVSDGVCPWTDHQDFDSILSHILQECKELSEAVHEGYPVKEITSEAGDVLTLVLLLCFKMEFLGMSSVDAIIAEALAKIRRRAPHVFDPSKTISYEEARTAWALAKLEEKSEE encoded by the coding sequence ATGAAAAATATAGACTTTTCTCAATTGATAGAGCTTGTTAGAAAAATGGTCTCAGATGGGGTCTGTCCTTGGACAGATCATCAGGATTTTGATTCTATACTTAGCCATATTCTCCAGGAATGTAAGGAACTTTCTGAAGCTGTTCATGAGGGGTATCCTGTTAAGGAAATCACCTCGGAAGCCGGAGATGTTCTTACTCTTGTGTTGTTGTTGTGCTTCAAGATGGAATTTCTAGGAATGTCTTCAGTAGATGCAATTATTGCTGAAGCTCTTGCTAAAATTCGTCGTCGTGCTCCTCATGTTTTCGACCCAAGTAAAACAATTTCTTATGAGGAAGCAAGAACAGCATGGGCTCTTGCTAAACTCGAAGAGAAGAGTGAAGAATAG
- a CDS encoding RluA family pseudouridine synthase has product MKEFSWVADHVERLSSFLRSRLPDYKKHIILDSVRYHGCRVNGHLERFESYKVQPGDCITLTLQIRSEPKILWEDLHCCIYDKPSHISTEDLAKTTGLNIVHRLDRDTTGCILFAKNADAANALTELFKKRKIHKQYTALVFGHPKKSSGTLISHTAPRSRRCGAVIFGNTNKDRGKLTITNWSVLCTYKHYTLMRCEPITGRTHQIRLHMQTLGHPVVGDVDYGRKEQPKNVFRPLLHAHALTFTSPFSQEKVDITASSSGDPREVVPHLLLKR; this is encoded by the coding sequence ATGAAAGAATTCTCATGGGTTGCTGATCATGTAGAAAGATTATCATCTTTCTTACGTTCTCGGCTTCCCGATTATAAAAAACATATCATTCTTGATTCGGTACGTTATCACGGTTGTCGTGTAAACGGTCATCTGGAAAGGTTCGAATCTTATAAAGTTCAACCTGGAGATTGCATTACTTTAACCTTGCAAATAAGATCAGAGCCAAAAATCCTTTGGGAAGATCTACATTGTTGTATTTACGACAAACCTTCCCACATCTCTACGGAAGATCTGGCAAAAACAACAGGACTCAATATAGTCCATAGGCTAGATAGAGACACCACGGGATGTATCTTATTTGCCAAAAATGCAGATGCTGCTAATGCCCTCACGGAACTGTTCAAGAAACGAAAAATACATAAACAATACACTGCTTTAGTTTTTGGTCATCCAAAAAAATCTTCAGGAACCTTAATTTCTCATACCGCTCCTAGATCACGTCGTTGTGGTGCTGTAATTTTTGGAAATACAAATAAAGATCGTGGGAAGTTAACAATTACAAATTGGTCAGTGTTGTGTACTTATAAACACTATACTTTGATGCGTTGTGAACCAATTACAGGAAGGACACATCAAATCCGTCTACATATGCAAACTCTCGGTCATCCGGTTGTTGGTGATGTAGATTACGGAAGGAAAGAACAACCAAAAAATGTATTCCGTCCTCTACTCCACGCACATGCCCTAACCTTTACATCACCATTTTCTCAAGAGAAGGTAGATATTACAGCATCCTCATCTGGAGATCCTAGAGAAGTAGTCCCCCATCTACTACTGAAACGTTAA
- the mutY gene encoding A/G-specific adenine glycosylase: MAKIAFSERAKKFPVEKLKQWFADNKRSFPWRDNPSPYNVWVSEVMLQQTRAEVVVNYFLEWMEKFPTIEALATAKEEDVIKAWEGLGYYTRVRNLLYGARMVMKDFGGELPDDPLDLMQIKGLGPYTVHAILAFAFKRRTAAVDGNVLRVISRVFLIDASIDLESTKTWVFRIALSLLPAKDPQIITEALIELGACICKRAPKCEICPLKTMCGAYKEGRQKSLPIRHARKKIVTLFRWVAIVLYEDAIVLEQRKPEEMMAGLYEFPYIEVESFDDLSDIEGLIEEMEERVGTPLVFYGELEEQRHSFTHYKVRLIPKIFHAKSKPKSEFLYPIEILDSLPFSSGHRKIKAWLLENAYTISNPELVKV; encoded by the coding sequence ATGGCAAAGATAGCTTTTTCTGAAAGAGCAAAGAAATTTCCTGTGGAAAAGTTAAAACAATGGTTTGCAGATAATAAGCGTAGCTTCCCATGGAGAGACAATCCTTCACCTTACAATGTCTGGGTTTCCGAAGTGATGCTCCAGCAAACCCGAGCAGAAGTTGTAGTAAATTATTTTCTTGAATGGATGGAGAAGTTCCCTACCATAGAAGCATTAGCTACGGCTAAAGAAGAAGATGTGATCAAAGCTTGGGAAGGTTTAGGTTACTACACTCGAGTACGGAATCTTTTGTATGGAGCCCGTATGGTGATGAAGGATTTTGGAGGAGAGCTTCCTGACGATCCTTTAGATTTAATGCAGATAAAGGGACTGGGCCCCTATACGGTACATGCTATTTTAGCTTTTGCTTTTAAAAGGAGAACAGCTGCGGTAGATGGTAATGTTTTGCGGGTAATTAGCAGGGTATTTTTAATAGATGCTTCTATAGATTTAGAATCTACTAAGACTTGGGTGTTTAGAATTGCCTTATCTCTTTTACCTGCTAAAGATCCGCAGATAATTACCGAAGCTTTGATAGAGCTTGGGGCGTGTATTTGTAAGCGTGCTCCCAAATGTGAAATCTGTCCTTTAAAAACTATGTGCGGAGCCTATAAAGAAGGTAGGCAAAAATCTCTTCCCATACGTCATGCTAGGAAAAAAATTGTTACACTATTTCGTTGGGTAGCAATTGTTCTTTATGAAGATGCTATCGTTCTTGAACAGAGAAAACCCGAGGAGATGATGGCTGGTTTATATGAGTTTCCTTATATAGAGGTTGAGTCTTTTGATGATCTTTCGGATATAGAAGGGCTTATCGAAGAAATGGAGGAACGTGTAGGAACTCCGCTAGTATTTTATGGAGAATTAGAGGAGCAACGTCATTCTTTTACCCATTATAAGGTACGTCTTATTCCAAAAATCTTCCATGCAAAATCTAAACCAAAATCTGAGTTTCTCTATCCTATAGAGATTTTAGATTCTTTACCTTTTTCTTCTGGACACAGGAAAATAAAGGCTTGGTTATTAGAAAATGCTTATACTATTTCTAATCCTGAACTTGTGAAGGTTTAA